A single Elaeis guineensis isolate ETL-2024a chromosome 15, EG11, whole genome shotgun sequence DNA region contains:
- the LOC105058112 gene encoding L-type lectin-domain containing receptor kinase S.4-like — translation MAASIVLPFLVLLLASSSLSDNIDFTYNGFKSAATNLSLDGYAHITSNGVLQLTNDSYKVTGHAFFSSPIQMLLNTPSVTPAAISFSTIFVFDIITVGNGGGHGFAFAMAPTKTLNGSCCQYLGLLNTSSNGNSSNHVFAIEFDTVQGSDMFKDIDDNHVGVDINSLVSNISKPASYYTDNFKMVDFELESGQPIQAWIDYDGIAKILNVTISPFYVDKPSRPLISHAIDLSPIFKEYMYVGFSSSTGKLSSSHYIMGWSFRTNGMARSLDLSHLPLPPQPAKSSSISKATGINIGVISSLVTLLLVAFAFSVSWYLWRRAKLAETLEDWEIDYPHRFPYRDLYRATKGFKETELLGSGTFGLVYKGILPRTGEEVAVKKISNNSRQAVREFVAEVVCLARIRHRNLVPLQGWCKRKEDILLVSEFMPNGSLDTFLFESERCGLLSWDQRFKILKGVAMGLAYLHEEWEQVVVHRDIKSSNVLLDAEMNGRLSDFGLAGVYERAKNPSTTIIVGTLAYIAPELSRTGKSMPSSDVFAYGILLLEVACGRRAIESTSPTGKLLLMDWVRECKTRGRLLEVVDPKLGQSYLREEVELVLKLGLVCSQSIPEVRPTMRQVIRYLNGDDSLADDVALVF, via the coding sequence ATGGCAGCATCCATTGTGCTTCCATTCCTCGTACTTCTCTTGGCCAGCTCTTCCCTCTCTGATAATATCGATTTTACCTACAACGGTTTCAAATCAGCAGCCACCAATCTGAGCTTAGATGGCTATGCTCACATCACATCCAATGGCGTGCTTCAGCTCACCAATGACAGTTACAAAGTGACAGGCCATGCCTTTTTCTCCTCACCGATTCAAATGCTGCTCAATACTCCCTCCGTGACACCCGCTGCGATCTCCTTCAGCACCATCTTCGTCTTCGACATCATCACTGTTGGGAACGGAGGCGGCCATGGCTTCGCCTTCGCAATGGCCCCTACAAAGACTCTTAACGGCAGTTGTTGCCAGTACCTTGGCCTCCTCAATACGAGTAGCAATGGAAATTCTTCCAACCATGTCTTTGCGATTGAGTTTGACACCGTTCAGGGGTCAGATATGTTCAAAGACATCGATGATAACCACGTCGGTGTCGATATAAACAGCCTTGTTTCCAATATTTCGAAGCCTGCCTCCTACTACACTGATAATTTCAAGATGGTGGATTTTGAGCTGGAGAGTGGGCAACCAATTCAGGCCTGGATAGACTACGATGGTATTGCAAAAATTCTGAATGTGACCATTTCTCCCTTCTATGTAGACAAACCAAGCCGACCTCTCATATCACACGCCATCGACCTGTCACCAATTTTTAAGGAATACATGTACGTTGGTTTCTCTTCATCGACGGGAAAACTCTCGAGTTCTCATTACATCATGGGATGGAGCTTTCGGACCAACGGCATGGCGCGCTCCCTTGATCTATCTCACCTTCCCCTTCCTCCACAACCAGCGAAATCTTCGTCAATTTCCAAAGCCACTGGAATCAATATTGGGGTCATATCTTCTCTTGTTACGCTTCTCTTGGTAGCTTTTGCATTCTCTGTTTCCTGGTACTTATGGCGGAGGGCAAAGCTGGCAGAGACTCTTGAGGACTGGGAAATAGATTATCCTCATAGGTTCCCATATAGGGACCTTTACAGAGCAACCAAAGGATTCAAAGAGACAGAGCTTCTCGGCTCGGGTACCTTTGGCCTTGTGTATAAAGGCATCCTACCACGCACTGGAGAAGAAGTTGCAGTCAAGAAGATCTCCAATAATTCCAGGCAAGCGGTGAGAGAATTCGTAGCAGAGGTGGTGTGCTTGGCCCGCATAAGACATAGGAACTTGGTGCCGCTACAAGGATGGTGCAAGAGAAAAGAAGACATTCTTCTGGTTTCTGAGTTCATGCCAAATGGTAGCCTCGACACTTTCCTCTTCGAAAGTGAGAGGTGTGGGCTGTTGAGTTGGGATCAACGGTTTAAGATCCTCAAGGGAGTTGCTATGGGACTCGCCTACCTACATGAAGAATGGGAGCAAGTGGTTGTCCACAGAGACATCAAGTCCAGCAACGTTCTATTGGATGCTGAAATGAATGGAAGGTTGAGCGACTTCGGTCTTGCTGGAGTATACGAGCGTGCCAAGAATCCTAGCACGACAATTATAGTTGGAACCTTGGCATACATTGCACCAGAATTGTCGCGCACCGGCAAATCCATGCCCAGTTCGGATGTCTTTGCTTATGGTATATTGCTTTTAGAGGTGGCGTGTGGTCGGAGGGCAATCGAGTCCACTTCTCCAACGGGAAAGCTGCTTCTGATGGACTGGGTGAGGGAATGCAAAACGAGAGGCCGGCTATTGGAGGTTGTGGATCCCAAGCTTGGTCAGTCCTATCTGAGGGAGGAAGTAGAGCTGGTACTAAAGCTAGGACTGGTTTGTTCTCAGTCCATTCCGGAGGTCAGGCCTACCATGAGACAGGTGATCCGATATCTCAATGGGGATGACAGTCTCGCAGATGATGTGGCCCTTGTGTTCTAG
- the LOC140854125 gene encoding L-type lectin-domain containing receptor kinase S.4-like, producing MAASPVLPFLVLLLASSSLSDNIDFTYNGFKSAATNLRLNGCAHITSNGVLQLTNDSYKVTGHAFLSSPIQMLLNTPSVTPAAISFSTIFVFDIITVGNGGGHGFAFAMAPTKTLNGSCCQYLGLLNTSSNGNSSNHVFAIEFDTVQGSDMFKDIDDNHVGVDINSLVSNISKPASYYTDNFKMVDFELESGQPIQAWIDYDGIAKILNVTISPFYVDKPSRPLISHAIDLSPIFKEYMYVGFSSSTGKLSSSHYIMGWSFRTNGMARSLDLSHLPLPPQPAKASSISKATGINIGVISSLVTLLLVAFAFSVSWYLWRRAKLAETLEDWEIDYPHRFPYRDLYRATKGFKETELLGSGTFGLVYKGILPRTGEEVAVKKISNNSRQAVREFVAEVVCLARIRHRNLVPLQGWCKRKEDILLVSEFMPNGSLDTFLFESERCGLLSWDQRFKILKGVAMGLAYLHEEWEQVVVHRDIKSSNVLLDAEMNGRLSDFGLAGVYERAKNPSTTIIVGTLAYIAPELSRTGKSMPSSDVFAYGILLLEVACGRRAIESTSPAGKLLLMDWVRECKTRGRLLEVVDPKLGQSYLREEVELVLKLGLVCSQSIPEVRPTMRQVIRYLNGDDSLADDGALVF from the coding sequence ATGGCAGCATCCCCTGTGCTTCCATTCCTCGTTCTTCTCTTGGCCAGCTCTTCCCTCTCTGATAATATCGATTTTACATACAACGGTTTCAAATCAGCAGCCACCAATCTGCGCTTAAATGGCTGTGCTCACATCACATCCAATGGCGTGCTTCAGCTCACCAATGACAGTTACAAAGTGACAGGCCATGCCTTTCTCTCCTCACCGATTCAAATGCTGCTCAATACTCCCTCCGTGACGCCCGCTGCGATCTCCTTCAGCACCATCTTCGTCTTCGACATCATCACTGTTGGGAACGGAGGCGGCCATGGCTTCGCCTTCGCAATGGCCCCTACAAAGACTCTTAACGGCAGTTGTTGCCAGTACCTTGGCCTCCTCAATACGAGTAGCAATGGAAATTCTTCCAACCATGTCTTTGCGATTGAGTTTGACACCGTTCAGGGGTCAGATATGTTCAAAGACATCGATGATAACCACGTCGGTGTCGATATAAACAGCCTTGTTTCCAATATTTCGAAGCCTGCCTCCTACTACACTGATAATTTCAAGATGGTGGATTTTGAGCTGGAGAGTGGGCAACCAATTCAGGCCTGGATAGACTACGATGGCATTGCAAAAATTCTGAATGTGACCATTTCTCCCTTCTATGTAGACAAACCAAGCCGACCTCTCATATCACACGCCATCGACCTGTCACCAATTTTTAAGGAATACATGTACGTTGGTTTCTCTTCATCGACGGGAAAACTCTCGAGTTCTCATTACATCATGGGATGGAGCTTCCGGACCAACGGCATGGCGCGCTCCCTTGATCTATCTCACCTTCCCCTTCCTCCACAACCAGCGAAAGCTTCGTCAATTTCCAAAGCCACTGGAATCAATATTGGGGTCATATCTTCTCTTGTTACGCTTCTCTTGGTAGCTTTTGCATTCTCTGTTTCCTGGTACTTATGGCGGAGGGCAAAGCTGGCAGAGACTCTTGAGGACTGGGAAATAGATTATCCTCATAGGTTCCCATATAGGGACCTTTACAGAGCAACCAAAGGATTCAAAGAGACAGAGCTTCTCGGCTCGGGTACCTTTGGCCTTGTGTATAAAGGCATCCTACCACGCACTGGAGAAGAAGTTGCAGTCAAGAAGATCTCCAATAATTCCAGGCAAGCGGTGAGAGAATTCGTAGCAGAGGTGGTGTGCTTGGCCCGCATAAGACATAGGAACTTGGTGCCGCTACAAGGATGGTGCAAGAGAAAAGAAGACATTCTTCTGGTTTCTGAGTTCATGCCAAATGGCAGCCTCGACACCTTCCTCTTCGAAAGTGAGAGGTGTGGGCTGTTGAGCTGGGATCAACGGTTTAAGATCCTCAAGGGAGTTGCTATGGGACTCGCCTACCTACATGAAGAATGGGAGCAAGTGGTTGTCCACAGAGACATCAAGTCCAGCAACGTTCTATTGGATGCTGAAATGAATGGAAGGTTGAGCGACTTCGGTCTTGCTGGAGTATACGAGCGTGCCAAGAATCCTAGCACGACAATTATAGTTGGAACCTTGGCATACATTGCACCAGAATTGTCGCGCACCGGCAAATCCATGCCCAGTTCGGATGTCTTTGCTTATGGTATATTGCTTTTAGAGGTGGCGTGTGGTCGGAGGGCAATCGAGTCCACTTCTCCAGCGGGAAAGCTGCTTCTGATGGACTGGGTGAGGGAATGCAAAACGAGAGGCCGGCTATTGGAGGTTGTGGATCCTAAGCTTGGTCAGTCCTATCTGAGGGAGGAAGTAGAGCTGGTACTAAAGCTAGGACTGGTTTGTTCTCAGTCCATTCCGGAGGTCAGGCCTACCATGAGACAGGTGATCCGATATCTCAATGGGGATGACAGTCTCGCAGATGATGGGGCCCTTGTGTTCTAG